One window of the Asticcacaulis sp. SL142 genome contains the following:
- a CDS encoding catecholate siderophore receptor Fiu, producing the protein MTKIRSRKHSVNRYLATVAAVALPAIPLIAHAQAAEEKTLKEVTVTATVDKYKAELTSPKYTQALVDTPKTVTVITKNIIQEQGATTLMEALRNTPGITMQLGENGNTSSGDTFQMRGFSAQSSLFLDGIRDLGAVTRDTFNIEQIEVAKGPSGSDGGRGSSSGYINLVSKLPTLQDASSLQANLTSEGGLRGAVDVNYKVGDTVAFRLNAFSQDNDVPGRDEVNNSGYGIAPSLAFGLGTRTRLYAFAQHVKQDNVPDGGIPSIGLEGFYNANAAIMAGAKVDRENFYGSVNDYEKTEANMLTVKFEHDLNENTFITNTARYGKTSMDRVLTGVNAITAVSADPATWTLSRSRQGVDQENEILANQTSIVTSFTTGGIEHDLSAGAEVMYERQKTLTLATSIPGTPTALIPAIPAANLYNPNANVALPPLLHTGAMTEGSTTTLSIYAFDTIKLNEQWLINAGFRSDTYSTETDIITVQGLVAAGAVQTIPAGTKLASHIEGDDTVFSWNVGTVYKPLPNGSVYASIANSVTPPGGANFTLSESATSTSNPNLDPQETLNYEVGTKWDLLNEHLSVTAAYYRTEHENEIATDSDPSSEVRVVQFGKRIVEGVELSVVGKISDKWSIMGGIATMDTEITEGSTGNNGNGAAARWSPDLTGTVWTTYKVLPKLTIGGGARYTSDQKRVVDPTANVSTSNVPEIPSYWVVDAMAAYDFNRDVALRLNVYNLFDEDYIATLNNSGARLTMGQPRSATLSLSYKF; encoded by the coding sequence ATGACCAAAATTCGCAGCCGTAAACACAGCGTCAACCGCTATCTGGCCACCGTCGCCGCCGTAGCCCTTCCGGCCATACCCCTCATCGCCCACGCTCAGGCTGCCGAAGAAAAAACCCTGAAAGAAGTCACGGTCACGGCCACGGTTGATAAGTACAAGGCTGAACTGACTTCACCTAAATATACTCAAGCCTTGGTCGATACGCCTAAGACTGTGACGGTCATCACCAAGAACATCATTCAGGAACAGGGTGCCACAACCCTGATGGAAGCTCTGCGCAATACGCCGGGTATCACCATGCAACTGGGTGAAAACGGTAATACGTCATCAGGTGATACGTTCCAGATGCGTGGCTTTTCGGCGCAGTCTTCGCTGTTCCTCGATGGCATTCGCGATCTGGGTGCCGTGACCCGCGATACCTTTAACATCGAGCAGATCGAAGTGGCTAAGGGCCCGTCCGGTTCGGATGGTGGCCGGGGTTCGTCTTCGGGCTATATAAATCTGGTGTCAAAGCTGCCGACCCTTCAGGATGCCTCTTCGCTTCAGGCCAACCTGACCTCGGAGGGGGGGCTGCGGGGTGCGGTCGATGTCAATTACAAGGTGGGTGATACCGTCGCCTTCCGCCTAAACGCTTTCTCTCAGGACAATGATGTTCCGGGGCGCGATGAAGTTAACAATTCAGGCTATGGCATTGCGCCGTCTCTGGCTTTCGGTCTGGGTACCCGTACCCGCCTTTATGCCTTTGCCCAACATGTGAAGCAGGACAATGTCCCTGACGGTGGCATCCCCAGCATCGGTCTGGAAGGCTTCTATAATGCCAACGCAGCAATCATGGCGGGTGCCAAGGTTGATCGTGAAAATTTCTATGGCTCAGTTAACGATTACGAAAAGACCGAAGCCAACATGCTCACGGTCAAGTTTGAGCATGACCTGAACGAAAACACTTTTATCACCAATACGGCACGTTACGGTAAAACCTCAATGGACCGTGTCCTTACGGGTGTTAACGCGATTACGGCTGTAAGCGCTGACCCCGCAACCTGGACCCTGAGCCGATCGCGTCAAGGCGTGGATCAGGAAAATGAAATCCTGGCCAACCAGACCAGCATCGTCACATCCTTCACCACAGGCGGAATTGAGCACGATCTGTCGGCTGGGGCCGAAGTCATGTATGAGCGTCAGAAGACCCTGACTCTGGCTACGTCCATACCGGGGACGCCCACCGCGTTAATTCCGGCAATCCCTGCGGCTAATCTTTATAATCCTAATGCCAATGTTGCCTTGCCGCCTCTTTTGCATACGGGCGCTATGACCGAGGGCAGCACCACGACCCTGTCAATTTATGCCTTTGATACCATTAAGTTAAATGAACAATGGTTGATCAATGCGGGCTTCCGCTCGGACACTTATTCAACTGAAACGGATATCATTACGGTCCAGGGTCTGGTCGCGGCGGGGGCTGTGCAGACCATTCCTGCGGGCACAAAACTGGCCTCGCACATTGAAGGCGATGATACAGTGTTTAGCTGGAATGTGGGCACGGTCTATAAGCCTCTGCCGAACGGTTCGGTCTATGCGTCGATTGCCAATTCGGTGACACCTCCGGGCGGTGCGAACTTCACCCTGAGCGAAAGCGCCACCTCGACATCGAACCCGAACCTCGATCCGCAAGAAACCCTCAACTACGAAGTCGGCACGAAGTGGGATTTACTGAATGAGCACCTATCGGTGACGGCGGCATACTACCGCACAGAACACGAGAACGAAATCGCGACCGACTCTGATCCGTCGTCTGAGGTTCGCGTCGTCCAGTTCGGTAAGCGCATCGTTGAAGGTGTGGAACTGAGCGTGGTCGGTAAGATCAGTGACAAATGGAGCATTATGGGTGGCATCGCGACCATGGACACAGAGATTACCGAAGGCTCGACCGGTAACAATGGTAATGGCGCGGCGGCCCGCTGGTCTCCGGACCTGACCGGCACTGTCTGGACGACCTATAAGGTACTGCCTAAACTGACTATCGGTGGCGGTGCGCGCTACACGTCTGACCAAAAGCGTGTGGTTGATCCGACGGCCAATGTCTCAACCTCCAACGTACCTGAAATCCCGTCCTATTGGGTGGTGGATGCCATGGCAGCCTATGATTTCAACCGTGATGTGGCTCTGCGTTTGAATGTCTATAACCTCTTCGATGAAGACTATATCGCCACGCTGAATAACTCCGGCGCGCGTCTAACCATGGGCCAGCCACGCTCGGCAACCTTGAGCCTGAGCTACAAGTTCTAA
- a CDS encoding DUF4198 domain-containing protein: MKFTKGLISSLALLAALGPVSAVAHSQWLLPSATQVEVSTNPQRPTYVTVDAASSNGLFYADHNAMRLTGLQITGPDGAAVEAENVSTGKLRSTFDVKLLKPGTYRIASVNNSVMATYKKDGQDVRFRGTEEAFAKDVPANAEGLTVSRNFGRVETFVTSGAPTDIKAIGKGLEILPLQPTTDLVLGEVAKFRVLVDGKPTSGLSIKIVPGGVRYRGALKDQVLKTDANGEFSIKWELAGAYWVNTSYPPRPEADDDDAPVGGPAAGGQGGGMGAPRGPMAPLRMSYSVTLEVMPQ; this comes from the coding sequence ATGAAATTCACCAAAGGTCTTATCAGTTCGCTGGCGCTTCTGGCCGCACTCGGTCCAGTCAGCGCCGTCGCCCATAGCCAGTGGCTGTTGCCATCGGCCACTCAGGTTGAGGTCTCGACCAACCCGCAACGCCCGACCTATGTCACAGTTGATGCGGCGTCGTCTAACGGTCTGTTCTATGCCGACCATAACGCCATGCGCCTGACCGGCCTGCAAATCACCGGCCCGGATGGGGCGGCGGTTGAGGCGGAGAACGTCTCAACGGGTAAGTTGCGCTCGACCTTTGATGTTAAGCTGCTTAAGCCCGGCACCTACCGCATCGCCTCGGTCAATAATTCGGTCATGGCCACCTATAAAAAGGACGGTCAGGATGTGCGTTTCCGCGGCACCGAAGAGGCCTTCGCCAAGGACGTCCCGGCAAATGCCGAAGGGTTGACCGTATCGCGCAATTTTGGCCGGGTTGAGACCTTTGTGACCTCAGGTGCGCCGACCGACATCAAGGCGATCGGTAAGGGCCTTGAAATTCTGCCTTTGCAACCGACAACCGATCTGGTGCTGGGGGAGGTCGCAAAATTCCGCGTGCTGGTTGACGGCAAGCCAACGTCTGGCCTGTCGATCAAGATCGTTCCCGGCGGGGTACGCTACCGCGGTGCGCTCAAGGATCAGGTTCTGAAAACCGATGCCAACGGTGAGTTTTCGATCAAGTGGGAACTGGCGGGGGCCTATTGGGTCAACACCAGTTATCCGCCGCGTCCGGAAGCTGACGATGATGATGCACCCGTTGGTGGTCCGGCGGCGGGAGGCCAAGGTGGTGGCATGGGTGCGCCGCGTGGCCCGATGGCTCCGCTGCGCATGTCCTATTCGGTTACGCTTGAGGTCATGCCGCAGTAG
- a CDS encoding energy transducer TonB, producing MALSIAVHAGIGLYFVTMRFVMPPAQASLEEAMLVEMYLPQIEPDKPKPSPAPPKPQPVSMSPIKTRVIDTPVVSNVAPLVMAAVEAPKTVAAAPVVALPSPVPAPAAERFVDVDVDQALSRNPAPPYPPKSVQMREQGVVWLRLMVRADGGVGEVQVKTSSGSLRLDGAARQAVKTWKFTPARRNGQAVESWVNVPIRFNLKS from the coding sequence GTGGCTTTATCCATCGCCGTTCATGCCGGTATTGGCCTTTATTTTGTCACCATGCGCTTTGTCATGCCGCCTGCTCAGGCTTCCCTTGAGGAGGCGATGCTGGTCGAGATGTACCTGCCGCAGATCGAGCCCGATAAGCCTAAGCCGTCACCGGCACCGCCCAAACCGCAACCTGTCAGCATGTCGCCCATCAAGACCCGCGTCATTGATACGCCTGTGGTCTCAAATGTCGCTCCTCTGGTCATGGCCGCAGTGGAAGCGCCTAAAACCGTCGCTGCCGCTCCGGTGGTTGCCCTGCCATCACCTGTGCCCGCCCCCGCCGCAGAGCGGTTTGTTGACGTCGATGTCGATCAGGCCTTGTCGCGTAATCCGGCCCCGCCATATCCGCCTAAGTCCGTGCAGATGCGTGAGCAGGGCGTGGTCTGGCTGCGGCTTATGGTGCGTGCCGATGGTGGCGTGGGTGAGGTGCAGGTCAAAACCTCCAGCGGCTCCCTGCGTTTGGATGGTGCCGCCAGACAGGCCGTCAAGACCTGGAAGTTTACCCCAGCCCGTCGCAATGGGCAGGCCGTCGAGTCCTGGGTCAATGTACCCATTCGCTTTAATCTGAAATCTTAG
- a CDS encoding LacI family DNA-binding transcriptional regulator has translation MTTIYDVSKLAGVSAKTVSRVLNEPDRVKTATREQVLAAMKTLDYSPNASARQLRLGGFSSIGLLLEDPASGYQSRFHQALLTACMEAGKYMTVELFEGVMPDWQARVDRFLTEGRVRDLILLPTLCDFAPLKDLLRERGARAVLIAPSVHDPHFPSVVMDDRAAARQIIEYLFSLGHTRIGHITGHPDHSATILRRSGVIEAYDARGLPRPKPELFASGDFMFKKGIEAAETLLSLPEPPTAIFAANDETAAAVAMVAHRRGLSIPGDLSVVGFDDAPIASAVWPQLTTIAQPYLEMARKVVHLVDTWDQQSTQSGFVSTYLTPHELVIRESSGPVPKV, from the coding sequence ATGACCACCATATATGATGTCTCAAAACTGGCCGGGGTGTCCGCCAAGACCGTGTCGCGGGTTCTGAATGAGCCGGATCGGGTCAAGACGGCGACCCGTGAGCAGGTTCTGGCGGCCATGAAGACGCTGGATTACAGCCCCAATGCCTCGGCGCGGCAGTTGCGGCTGGGCGGGTTTTCCTCGATCGGCCTGCTGCTGGAAGATCCGGCCTCCGGCTACCAGAGCCGTTTCCATCAGGCCCTGCTGACCGCCTGCATGGAAGCGGGCAAATATATGACGGTCGAGCTGTTCGAAGGCGTTATGCCGGACTGGCAGGCGCGGGTGGATCGCTTCCTAACCGAAGGGCGGGTACGCGATCTGATCTTGCTGCCGACCCTGTGTGATTTTGCGCCACTAAAGGATTTGCTGCGCGAACGCGGGGCGCGCGCCGTGCTGATTGCGCCCTCGGTCCATGATCCGCACTTTCCGTCGGTGGTCATGGATGACCGGGCGGCGGCGCGTCAGATCATCGAATATCTGTTTTCTCTGGGCCATACGCGCATAGGCCATATCACCGGTCATCCCGATCACTCGGCCACGATCCTGCGGCGTTCGGGTGTCATCGAAGCCTATGATGCCAGGGGCCTGCCGCGCCCAAAGCCAGAGCTGTTCGCCAGTGGCGATTTTATGTTCAAAAAGGGCATTGAGGCGGCGGAGACGCTGCTGTCCTTGCCTGAGCCGCCGACCGCGATTTTTGCGGCCAATGATGAAACAGCGGCGGCGGTGGCTATGGTCGCCCATCGCCGGGGCCTCAGCATACCCGGTGATTTGTCGGTGGTTGGCTTTGATGATGCGCCGATTGCGTCTGCCGTCTGGCCGCAACTGACGACCATCGCCCAGCCGTACCTTGAGATGGCGCGTAAGGTCGTCCATCTGGTTGATACCTGGGATCAGCAAAGCACGCAGTCGGGTTTCGTCAGCACGTACCTTACGCCGCATGAACTGGTTATCCGTGAATCGAGTGGACCAGTGCCGAAAGTCTGA
- a CDS encoding TonB-dependent receptor translates to MTIQTRNHRPYGRTLSRKLSLALGAGVSVAALSLALSTAATAQDAVPAADSDIETVVVTGVRASQLKSVGIKRKEVAIVDAISSEDIGKLPDTTIADSVQRIPGVQIRRDAGEGSTVDIRGLSQVITLMNGEQYLSAGNLGSAQPNLLDVPSQLMNSVVVYKSTEPTNALSGISGTIDLQTRRPFQFGQGLTLAGAIEGQRGDMSEGDDYVANVLGSWRNDNIGFMASVAQSNVNLANNFSGVVGLSGNNDWGGSAPQNFVSPHGFESFSRTNERKRLGASLAFEARFGEGYTFVAEGFYAKLEDYNRAIGINISNRWDGAAFGVWAQPDVSADSGQTGSNGRPWLTVDEYDVNAHWVNSFTVNRTNTSESYNYNLELKYDNGGKFTYEARLISADANRLSMNGQVQGDLSNWQYAPGRFNLFRNADDRTRGTFYPKEICDTFDASRRSNSITGNQGGCYINPNPQGYGENPQLHYDISGESPVWSGFDTPISGGLGAGKTLKDYMANLGSYAVGAFSSEGNNEAESTLQVARFDAHYTFDEKAFGLFTKVNGGIRSSKRDVSITQFHLFSDFYAGKQDQNGVVQSAGCAAQWKAIDVVMDNPRCARGEMVPSATNPSVMVFQPYTVNRPTRLDQYNNPIFVTDLGGITSGIPGFWAADPRDFDDAAAFMKRVFGGANRVIVPGQSYDVDLTENSAYLAGDFEVGEKIRGNVGVRVINTKIDVRQNVTDPTQYPYGDTNEDIGDVFDQNRYTDVLPSFNMIYDYSDKLRFRFAAAKTMQPLDLGSYGGGLKINTADNGSGGRIVTSAERSGNPGLNPWRAKNFDAAAEYYLGRASMVNVALFYIDIESFVTGGSTTGRFPNPDGSPEYDVPVSLNIQGDGGKVQGVEIGGKFAFDDFLDGGILSNFGVDTNYTFSPSTENRRGIDGDKLPFVNNSEHQYNLVGWYQDEKFQFRVAYNYRSDRVQGLATLSGDNIPTYQEESSYVDVNATYDINPKLSLYLNGSNITGEIESYYYKFAEGKTQFAYQNEYEPRITIGVRAKW, encoded by the coding sequence ATGACAATCCAAACACGAAACCACCGCCCATATGGGCGAACCTTAAGCCGCAAGCTCAGTCTGGCGCTGGGGGCCGGCGTATCCGTGGCCGCACTCTCACTGGCACTGTCCACCGCCGCCACCGCGCAAGACGCAGTCCCCGCCGCCGATAGCGATATTGAAACTGTCGTCGTGACCGGCGTGCGCGCCTCACAACTGAAGTCGGTCGGCATCAAGCGCAAGGAAGTCGCCATTGTCGATGCCATTTCGTCCGAAGATATCGGCAAGCTGCCCGACACCACCATTGCCGATTCGGTTCAGCGTATTCCGGGCGTGCAGATCCGCCGTGACGCCGGCGAAGGCTCGACCGTCGATATCCGCGGCCTGTCGCAGGTCATCACCCTGATGAACGGTGAGCAGTATCTGTCGGCCGGTAACCTTGGCTCGGCCCAGCCGAACCTGCTGGATGTGCCGTCGCAACTGATGAACTCGGTTGTCGTCTATAAATCGACCGAGCCGACCAATGCTCTGTCGGGGATTTCCGGCACCATCGACCTGCAAACCCGTCGTCCGTTCCAGTTTGGTCAAGGCTTGACCCTGGCCGGGGCGATTGAGGGCCAGCGCGGCGACATGAGCGAAGGCGATGACTATGTTGCCAACGTGCTGGGGTCATGGCGCAATGACAATATCGGCTTCATGGCGTCAGTCGCGCAATCGAACGTCAATCTGGCCAACAATTTCTCCGGCGTGGTCGGCCTGTCCGGCAACAACGACTGGGGTGGCTCGGCCCCGCAGAACTTTGTGTCGCCACACGGTTTTGAAAGCTTCAGCCGCACCAATGAGCGCAAGCGTCTGGGCGCAAGCCTCGCGTTCGAGGCTCGCTTTGGCGAAGGCTATACGTTTGTGGCCGAAGGTTTCTACGCCAAGCTTGAGGACTATAACCGCGCCATCGGTATCAATATCTCCAACCGCTGGGACGGCGCCGCCTTTGGGGTCTGGGCCCAGCCGGATGTCTCCGCCGACAGCGGCCAAACCGGCTCCAACGGCCGTCCGTGGCTGACGGTCGACGAATATGACGTCAACGCTCACTGGGTGAACTCGTTCACTGTCAACCGCACCAATACGTCCGAGTCCTATAACTATAATCTGGAACTGAAGTACGATAACGGCGGCAAGTTCACCTATGAGGCCCGCCTGATCTCGGCAGACGCCAACCGCCTGAGCATGAACGGTCAGGTTCAGGGCGACCTGTCGAACTGGCAGTATGCTCCGGGCCGGTTCAACCTGTTCCGCAATGCCGATGACCGTACACGCGGCACCTTCTATCCGAAGGAAATCTGCGACACCTTTGATGCGTCGCGCCGTTCCAACAGCATCACCGGCAATCAGGGTGGTTGCTATATCAATCCGAACCCACAGGGTTACGGGGAGAACCCGCAGCTTCACTATGACATCTCAGGCGAAAGCCCGGTCTGGTCAGGCTTTGACACCCCGATCAGTGGTGGCTTAGGCGCGGGCAAGACCCTGAAGGACTACATGGCCAACCTCGGCTCCTATGCCGTCGGTGCGTTCTCGTCCGAAGGTAATAACGAAGCTGAATCGACGCTTCAGGTCGCCCGTTTTGACGCCCACTACACCTTCGATGAAAAGGCCTTTGGCCTGTTCACCAAGGTTAACGGCGGCATCCGCTCCTCCAAGCGCGATGTCTCGATCACCCAGTTCCACCTGTTCTCCGACTTCTATGCCGGCAAGCAGGACCAGAACGGTGTCGTCCAGAGCGCTGGCTGTGCGGCCCAGTGGAAAGCCATCGACGTAGTCATGGACAATCCGCGCTGCGCCCGTGGCGAAATGGTACCGTCCGCCACCAACCCCAGTGTCATGGTGTTCCAGCCCTACACCGTCAACCGTCCGACCCGCCTTGATCAGTACAATAACCCGATCTTCGTGACCGATCTGGGTGGCATCACGTCGGGCATCCCCGGCTTCTGGGCCGCTGATCCGCGTGACTTTGACGATGCGGCCGCGTTCATGAAGCGCGTCTTCGGCGGCGCTAACCGCGTCATCGTGCCGGGTCAGTCCTACGATGTCGACCTGACCGAAAACTCCGCCTATCTGGCCGGTGATTTCGAAGTCGGTGAAAAGATCCGCGGTAATGTCGGCGTGCGCGTCATCAATACCAAGATCGATGTCCGCCAGAACGTCACCGATCCGACTCAATATCCTTATGGCGACACCAACGAAGACATCGGCGATGTGTTCGACCAGAACCGCTACACGGACGTTTTACCATCGTTCAACATGATCTATGATTATTCGGATAAGCTGCGCTTCCGCTTCGCCGCTGCCAAGACCATGCAACCGCTTGACCTCGGTTCCTACGGCGGTGGCCTGAAGATCAACACCGCCGACAACGGCTCCGGTGGCCGGATCGTGACCAGTGCCGAACGCAGCGGCAACCCAGGCCTCAACCCCTGGCGGGCCAAAAACTTCGATGCAGCGGCTGAATACTATCTCGGCCGGGCGTCGATGGTGAACGTGGCGTTGTTCTATATCGATATCGAAAGCTTCGTCACCGGCGGATCGACCACCGGACGGTTCCCGAACCCAGATGGCTCACCAGAATATGACGTGCCGGTTTCGCTCAACATTCAGGGCGACGGCGGCAAGGTGCAAGGCGTTGAAATCGGCGGCAAGTTTGCCTTCGATGACTTCCTTGACGGCGGCATTTTGTCGAACTTCGGGGTCGATACCAACTACACCTTCTCGCCTTCGACCGAAAACCGTCGCGGCATCGATGGTGACAAGCTGCCGTTCGTCAACAACTCAGAGCATCAGTACAATCTGGTTGGCTGGTATCAGGACGAAAAGTTCCAGTTCCGCGTCGCCTACAATTACCGCTCCGACCGCGTGCAGGGTCTGGCGACTTTGAGCGGCGACAACATTCCGACCTATCAGGAAGAAAGCTCATATGTCGATGTCAACGCGACCTATGACATCAATCCGAAGCTGTCGCTCTATCTCAACGGCTCCAACATCACCGGCGAGATCGAGAGCTATTACTATAAGTTCGCTGAGGGCAAGACCCAATTTGCCTATCAGAACGAGTATGAGCCCCGCATCACTATCGGCGTTCGCGCCAAGTGGTAA
- a CDS encoding tryptophan halogenase family protein yields MDKAISTIVIAGAGTAGWMTAAALAKHFQNTPVKIRLVAASDIGTIGVGEATIPTIRTFTQSLGLDEMEMVRATRATIKLAIAFKDWNRKGTTFFHPFGGYGEDFGDVAFLQVLSRLRAEGHAPNLDDYCLGAALAKAGKFAMPAGQAPFYGAFFDWAYHLDAGLYADYLRTFAMGLGVEYIDARIEAVNLDPDSGHIRSLGINTGTTVGGDLFIDCTGFQALLIGKALGVGYEDYGQWLFCDRAYAVQSETTGLAPAPYTEVTARDAGWQWGIPLQHRRGNGYVYASNFTDDETALATLTANVPGKMLFEPRQIKFCPGRRQQAWAKNCVAIGLSSGFLEPLESTSIALIQTGIEKLKQLFPDKGFHPALTDEYNDMSRREFERVRDFIILHYYASDRDDTAFWRACKTIDLPDTLRHKIELYKARGHFVRYRWEMFHPQSWLAIYDGYGWHPQAYDPATDGLKRDDMIEACKQMADFITTTVAKAPTHQDYLDYCNRMANPARASA; encoded by the coding sequence ATGGATAAGGCCATCAGCACCATTGTCATCGCCGGTGCCGGCACGGCAGGCTGGATGACGGCGGCGGCGCTTGCCAAACATTTCCAGAATACGCCGGTTAAAATCCGTCTGGTCGCCGCCTCAGACATCGGCACCATCGGCGTCGGTGAAGCTACCATTCCGACCATCCGCACCTTTACCCAAAGCCTCGGCCTTGATGAGATGGAGATGGTGCGTGCAACCCGCGCTACCATCAAACTGGCCATCGCCTTTAAGGACTGGAACCGCAAAGGCACGACCTTTTTTCACCCCTTTGGCGGCTACGGCGAAGACTTTGGCGACGTCGCTTTCCTGCAGGTTTTGAGTCGTTTACGCGCCGAAGGACACGCGCCCAACCTTGATGACTATTGCTTAGGCGCGGCTCTGGCCAAGGCCGGAAAATTCGCCATGCCCGCCGGTCAAGCTCCATTTTACGGCGCGTTCTTTGACTGGGCCTATCACCTCGATGCCGGACTTTATGCCGACTATTTGCGCACCTTTGCGATGGGTCTGGGGGTTGAATATATCGACGCGCGGATTGAAGCCGTTAATCTTGATCCCGACAGCGGGCACATCCGGTCGCTGGGTATCAACACCGGCACTACGGTGGGCGGCGACCTGTTTATCGACTGCACCGGCTTTCAGGCCCTGCTGATCGGTAAGGCGCTGGGTGTGGGATACGAAGACTATGGCCAGTGGCTGTTCTGCGACCGCGCCTATGCGGTGCAGTCAGAAACCACCGGCCTGGCACCGGCCCCCTATACCGAAGTCACCGCCCGCGACGCGGGCTGGCAGTGGGGCATCCCTTTGCAGCACCGGCGCGGCAATGGCTATGTCTATGCGTCGAACTTTACCGATGATGAGACGGCGCTTGCGACCCTCACCGCCAATGTGCCGGGCAAGATGCTCTTTGAACCGCGTCAGATCAAATTCTGCCCCGGCCGGCGCCAACAGGCCTGGGCCAAAAACTGCGTCGCCATTGGCCTGTCGTCAGGATTTCTGGAACCGCTGGAATCGACCTCGATCGCGCTCATTCAAACCGGCATCGAAAAGCTGAAACAACTATTTCCCGATAAGGGTTTTCACCCTGCTTTGACCGACGAATATAACGATATGTCGCGTCGCGAATTTGAGCGGGTGCGCGATTTTATCATCCTGCACTATTACGCGTCTGATCGTGACGACACCGCGTTTTGGCGGGCCTGTAAAACGATCGACCTGCCCGACACCCTGCGCCATAAGATCGAGCTTTATAAGGCCCGCGGCCATTTTGTGCGCTACCGCTGGGAGATGTTCCACCCGCAAAGCTGGCTGGCGATCTATGACGGTTATGGCTGGCACCCGCAGGCCTATGATCCGGCTACCGACGGCCTGAAACGCGATGACATGATAGAGGCTTGTAAACAAATGGCCGACTTCATCACAACCACCGTCGCCAAGGCCCCGACCCATCAGGACTATCTCGACTACTGCAACCGCATGGCTAACCCCGCAAGAGCGAGTGCGTAA